Below is a genomic region from Pseudomonadales bacterium.
TTACCTAATGAAGTATCTTTATCTTGATTACCGCCTAGGGAAATTTGGAAAAATTCCTCACCTTTTTTATCAACGCCTAGAATGCCAATATGACCAACATGGTGGTGTCCACAGGCGTTCATGCAGCCAGATATATTCAGTTCTATCTGCCCTAAATCATAAAGGTAATCAAGGTCATTAAATTTGCGTGTGATTGCTTCAGAGACAGGAATCGATTTTGCATTAGCCAAGGCACAGTAGTCGCCACCAGGACAGCAAATCATATCGGTTAAGGTGCCAATATTGGCTTTAGCTAGACCTAAGGGCTGAAGCTGCTGCCATAGCGCAAACAGATCGGACTTTTTAACATCGGCTAAGATTAGGTTTTGCTGATGCGATGAGCGTAACTCGCCAAATGAAAAACGATCGGCTAAATCTGCAACGGCGTCCATTTGACTATCGGTTATATCGCCTGGAGCGACACCAGCAACTTTTAAGGATAGCGTTACCGCTTGATAACCCGCTTGCTTGTGTGCGTGCGTATTGTGTTGTAGCCAGGCTGCAAAAGCCGGCTCTGCATGCGCCTGAGCCTGCAGTGCTAACTCGGCATCATTGTCATCAATGATTTGGTAATCGGGGTCTGTAAAGTGCGCTTTAACACGATCAATTTCGTTATCGCTTAGTGTGGTTGGGCCATCTTTTAAAAATGCCCACTCCGCATCAACCTTTTCACGAAAAGCATCAACTCCCATGGCTTTTACTAAAATTTTAATTCTAGCTTTGTATTTATTGTCACGACGTCCGAGCTGATTATAAACACGCAAGATAGCATCTAAATAACTCAATAAATGCTGCTCAGGGAGAAATTCATTAACGACTTGTCCGATCACAGGCGTGCGTCCTAGACCGCCGCCGACAATCACTTTGTAGCCGATCTCGGCTTTTTCATTGTGAACCAGCTCAATGCCAATATCGTGGACATGAATGGCGGCACGATCGGCTGCGGATCCACATACGGCAATTTTAAATTTACGCGGTAAATAAGCGAATTCCGGATGAAAAGTCGACCATTGACGAATAATCTCACAATAAGGTCGAGGGTCGATTAACTCATCAGCAGCAACACCCGCAAATTGATCCGAGGTAGTCGAACGGATACAGTTACCTGAGGTTTGCACCGCATGCATCTGCACGCTGGCAAGTTCGGCTAAGATATCTGGCGTATCGGCTAATTCTGGCCAATTTAACTGCACATTTTGACGCGTAGAAATATGCGCATAACCCTTATCATAGTCGCGGCTGATGGCGGCTAACTTGCGCAGTTGCTTGGATGACATTAATCCATACGGTACTGCAATTCGTAACATAGGCGCCAAACGCTGCACGTATAAACCATTTTGTAATCTAAGAGGTAAGAATTCTGCCTCTGAAAGTTCACCTTTTAAAAAGCGCTCGGTTTGACCACGGTATTGTTTAACCCGTTCGTCAATGATTTGTTGATCGTATTGATCATACTGGTACATTTGCGTGCTACCTTTTGGCTGTAAATTTGGCTATAAGTTAGGCTGTATGTTTAGCTATAAGTGGCTATGTTCATTCGTTTGTGCGAGCAATATCGCGAATTGGCGCGAATTTTAGGCAAATCCAAGGTAAATTTCGAGCGTTAATTATCGATTTTATACGGGTAATATGCCTTATGCTTATCGATTTTATCAATTGATTGCTCGCTAATGTTGAAAATCAGCTAAGGCTTATGATCACGCAGTTTGTTTATATGATAAAAACAATCATTTATGACTTAAAATACCCTAAAAAAGCATTTTTTGACTGTTTTTGTTATTACTGTCTGGCTTTTAGAGCAAGATAATTTCACTATCAATTACAGTGTTTCTACCGCAATGAGGAGATCATTATGAAACTCGGTTTACACCAAGGCTATTGGCAAAAAGACCCATTACCTAATTTTATTCAGCTGGCAAAAGATGCTGAAGATATGGGTTTTGACAAACTATTTACGGCTGAAGCATACGGCTCTGACTGCTTTACCCCGCTGGCTGCCATCGCTACGCATACCAGTAAGATTCAGCTGTGCACCGGTGTTATGCAGATTTCAGGCCGCACCCCGGTTAACGCTGCTATGACTGCAATGACCTTAGATCATATTTCTAATGGTCGTTTAAATGTTGGGGTTGGCGTATCAGGTCCGCAAGTAGTTGAGGGATGGTACGGTCAAGCGTTCAATAAACCGCTTGAGCGTACACGCGAATGGCTGAGTATTTTTCGTCAAGTAATTGCGCGCGAGAATCCGGTTGAGTTAGATGGTAATCAGTATCAATTGCCACTCAAAGGCGGTATGAACTTAGGCAAGCCCTTGAAATCAATTACTCATCCATTTCGTAAAGAAATCCCAGTTTTTCTCGGAGCTGAAGGTCCAAAAAATGTTGAGCTCGCCTGCACCGAATTTAACGGCTGGCTGCCTATTTTCGTTTCACCAGAAAAAATGGCGATTTATGACGAACCTTTGTCGATGGTGAAAGACCCAGACAACTATGAAATTTGCGCCATGGTTAATATGAATGTGGATGATGATTTGGCTAATGCCTTATTGCCCACTAAATATATGTTGGCACTGTACTTAGGTGGCATGGGTGCGAAAGGTAAAAACTTCCATAAGGATCTGATGGGTCGCATGGGTTGGGCCGAAGAAGCGCAAATGATACAAGATACCTTCTTTGATAAAGG
It encodes:
- a CDS encoding LLM class F420-dependent oxidoreductase, with product MKLGLHQGYWQKDPLPNFIQLAKDAEDMGFDKLFTAEAYGSDCFTPLAAIATHTSKIQLCTGVMQISGRTPVNAAMTAMTLDHISNGRLNVGVGVSGPQVVEGWYGQAFNKPLERTREWLSIFRQVIARENPVELDGNQYQLPLKGGMNLGKPLKSITHPFRKEIPVFLGAEGPKNVELACTEFNGWLPIFVSPEKMAIYDEPLSMVKDPDNYEICAMVNMNVDDDLANALLPTKYMLALYLGGMGAKGKNFHKDLMGRMGWAEEAQMIQDTFFDKGQHEAAMVVPDYMADEISLSGPEDRIKEKLQDWKKSKITTLMIGVSAFGEEATRNNMRILSEGAL
- a CDS encoding nitrite/sulfite reductase, coding for MYQYDQYDQQIIDERVKQYRGQTERFLKGELSEAEFLPLRLQNGLYVQRLAPMLRIAVPYGLMSSKQLRKLAAISRDYDKGYAHISTRQNVQLNWPELADTPDILAELASVQMHAVQTSGNCIRSTTSDQFAGVAADELIDPRPYCEIIRQWSTFHPEFAYLPRKFKIAVCGSAADRAAIHVHDIGIELVHNEKAEIGYKVIVGGGLGRTPVIGQVVNEFLPEQHLLSYLDAILRVYNQLGRRDNKYKARIKILVKAMGVDAFREKVDAEWAFLKDGPTTLSDNEIDRVKAHFTDPDYQIIDDNDAELALQAQAHAEPAFAAWLQHNTHAHKQAGYQAVTLSLKVAGVAPGDITDSQMDAVADLADRFSFGELRSSHQQNLILADVKKSDLFALWQQLQPLGLAKANIGTLTDMICCPGGDYCALANAKSIPVSEAITRKFNDLDYLYDLGQIELNISGCMNACGHHHVGHIGILGVDKKGEEFFQISLGGNQDKDTSLG